The sequence AAAATTCATCGGCGTTTAAGAATGTTGAATAAAGATTAAGAGAAAACGAAATTCAGTCAAAAGGttgtgaaatatatttgaaatctaATCAAGGGGTAACACTCCTTCGTATCCAAATCAGTGGAAACGGTCAATGGCATGTTTTAAGTCCTCTTTAGACTCTTACCTACTCTGCTTTAgtcttgaaagaaaaataaattttcttgtgtATACTATAAATTATAATCTCTATACACATATTCTCGAATTCATTTTCAACCTTGcaaaacgaataaaataatacttatttaccCCATTATACTTTTATTCAGTGTTAAAATATCTAATACAACAATATTTacagattttaataattatttggaaGTTACTGCACATGAATcttctttaaaatattaatccCACGAATATTTCACAAAATCATCCTTGAAGTAACaaatttgtcaacaaaatatCTTCCCTTTGGATTTTTTCGCAATGcaatcagttttaatattaatcaAGAATCAAATTCAGTCTTATGTCATCACAACCGCAGCCACAACTCTTCAGTGACGTGCCTCTATCTGCTCCTGTGGAATGAGAAATTATGTTTATGTATTTGACATTAGGGAATAATTAGTCCACTGCTAATGTCTTATTTTTAATACCACTGATAATTTCATGCATATtgaaagtttgaaagtttttttattgtgtAAGATTGTTTCTTCAACAGAGAAAATACATTAGATAAGAAATTTAAAGGAgaaaatgatatcaaaatttaTCACCTAGCAAAAACACTTCAACATAATGTTCTCAATATGATGTGGTTAAATGGAAGCTatgggaaatttaattttaaatggtgCCAGTGATCATTTCTAATTTGAAAAGTACGGCTTTGCGTGATGACAAACCCGAGGCCTATTACGACTTTGCTCGACGATTGAGCAACGCAGCGAGTGTCATAGTAGCTGCCGAATCGCCCGAATGTATttatcacgaatattaaaaagCAGCATCAGCTCAAGCTGTTGAGCAACGCAGCGAGCGTCATAGTAGCTGCCGAATCGCCCGAATGAGTTTATCACGAATATGAAAAAGCAGCATCAGCTCAAGCTGTTGGTGATGTCTCTCGGGTGTTCATCGCGTCTTCGAATGGTTTTTACCCGACGTTTCGAGGCCGTTTGTGGTCTCTATGGGATGAGATtaaaaggggggagggaggagaagggGGTGAAGGAGTAGtcctccccccctctcctccccctcctcctgcGTTCTTTTTATCTCCTTCCATATATATACCCTCCACAAAAAGCATATCCTCATTACCTATGAAAAATTGACCAGCAACGGCTACGAGACGTTGGGCAAAAACTGTGCGAATACGCGGGGTACACCCGAAAGACATCCAACAGCTACAGTGACCCGTGAGAGCTTCAACGAAGTCCTCTCTCAACCCTCGAATAACTCGTACGAATTTTGATTGCttttgattgcaaaaataatttttgggtcgAAGAGCTTGGGAATTGTCATTGTTAGTAGTTAGTatggctgattttttttaatctttccggACTAGGAATGCTCAATATGCCTCCTCTAACCGTTCCAAATTTACTATCCATACAAAATTGTGTCGTCATATTgcctcgatattttttccaagatATAACTGACCTTTTCTGGGGGAATTTCGgcagaaatgcataaaaatatcgaCTTACTTATGTTCCTGGAATGAGGGATTGAGCTAGAAGTCGTTAACATTACCAACGTTTCCATCGCAATTTTAAAACCTCGTAGCACGCTAGCAGGAATCCGCTGATTTTGTAATTGCGACGCGGTTCACAATgccgttttgaaatatttatatgatGATTCTGTTAGATATGGGTAGAGTAATGGTAGTATCCGTTGAAAATAACCACAAAGAAAAACAGAATATTAGTATACAGCAGAAGAGAAGatgtcaagactaacattaaaaatagggaaactaaaactggtagaggtggatgaattctgttatttggtaAGCAGGATTACTAGCTATGTGAGAAGGGAGAAAGGAATCCGCAGaaaagcccaggcgaagagagcattcccaCCTAAGAAAGATCTACTTAGACCAAGTGGGAAATTTAAacttagaagtaaggaaacagtttatcagaaatTACATTTGGAGTAGGCTtccctacggaagtgaggcatggataatggCGCCGCGGAGAAATCAAAGCTTTTCAAAAtttggtgccacagaagaatgtgagaatcaaatggatcgaccgagttagtgatgaggaagtccgAAGAAGcggggagaagagaagcctcatgtaaGCTTTGACAAGAAGAAGGAACAGCTTCATTGGCCATATCCTgcgacatgatggcctgatgaagacaatcgtccatGGAGAGATGAATTCGGAATCATTTTCCATCCACGAGGTAACATGAGTTGTTAACACTGCGGGCATATCACTCTTCTTAGCcacatcataatcatcatcactggtaagcaatcctaagattagtttgacgcagctctccaccctaTTCTCCTCTCACATAATCTTTCCAAACCTACGCACTTCTCCTATTTCaagtccttctttacctgttccatgtatttcatacGAGGTTTTCTTTTTGCGTTCTTGCCATCTATGTGCGGAGGTttggaaagattagctgagaggagaatggagtggagagctgcgtcaaaccaatcttaggattgtttaccagtgatgatgatgatgatgatgatgatgtggctATGAAGAGTGATATGCCCGCAGTGTTAACAACTCATGTTACTTCGTGGATGGAAAATGACTCCGAATTCATCTCTCCATCCTCCCCATTGCGTCAAGTGTAAATGACCCATGCATAAGAAGGAAGCTCACGCAATTACATTGTTTTGCTTCgtcatagaaataatttttgcctCGTATAAGATTAGGTCGGGTAGATTGATGGCTAAACCGAGGTGCCAGACTCAAATTTGTGCGCCCAGTATCAATGGATCCTGGCTtaacttggtggaagttcgatatttccatgataaaaactacaaatgataatATCCACACttcattcaaaactcaactacagGCCATTgattcaacatattatgtcaatttCAAGGCCAATGCTTATTTCATGGCCAAGTACAAggcttgaaaatgacataatatgttaaaaccatggtcggtagttgagttttgggTATTAGcaattgtagtttttttttatgtaaGCTGATTGTCGAAAACCGAGTCTGTTTTTCTTTTCCAACCTGATGGCTTTCTTTGTGAGTCTTTCCCAGTAATGGTTAGTGCAGCACGGAATCGGGttgttcccttcatcaaagaaaatgaaaggcattgattgcgattcgttacccaccattagtgtattcataatatacaaattatttggttttacaaatcccagtttagacgaatgttaatggtcaattttaaccgcatttgaaaaaggccagattggcggccatgcgatgccgctccacgtgacgtcacagggacctagtttctctacgagtagataggaattttacatcgtctgagattaccaacgcatgcatgaggcacagagctcagggaaacatgtcttaataaccacctattaaaactgcctatggtcggaaagtttccttcgtttgatagggaattgataatccttatttaagccaagcgctacctgctagcaggatactctaccTGCCtgcctgctacctgctagcagcctgcatctcagcggcgcacttatcttcgccccaaggttacctcacacgacggcagcgggaaccagaatgacgtcacacgggcttttcccagtattcatacttagccgttgcctTTTCACGCGCtcgaaaatgttcacttttcatttaatcgcgaaaaatagatatcgtcatttaaaaatctaaaagcttgaaatgcgtactccaggagtaaaaatctttcgatttaggcaataaaaaaattataggaaaccaccctattctggcCTTCGCCTGCCATTCACCCTCGGCCTATTCATTTTGGCCTACTCACGTCACTCGCCCTCAAGACGAAAACCGACTCGTTTTTCGTACCGTCGGCACCTTTACCCGGTGGGCAGCCCAACCACTAGACATCATTCGCGAGGAAAAGGTTTTTTATCATGAGTAAGTGTGCGGGTTGCCTGATATGAAAAATGAGTTTGGTGCAGTCGGAACATGACGAAGATGTAACGGATCGATGGAATGAGTAATGAGGAAAAGCAAATGGGAGTGAAAGAATAGAATGTCCTCTTGCCAGATATTTACCTATGCTCTGCGACCACTCTCAGCGCCCATAAATTGGGGCTTGACGAGGTTCCCCGGTTTTTGGCGGAGTATGGAATGCTTCGACCCCGGCGGCACCCGGGAGGGCCTCGAGATGCGGATGTTCCACCGTCCCCGTCGATTGGTGCGCAGATTTATTTTGGATGACGGGGGTGCCTCGTCTCCGCTCATATCCAGCAACGGCATGGAGGGACCTGCAGGAGTCCTTGCCGGATCAGAGCCTACGCTTCCCTTGTCTGTCGTGGGCGATAGCTCAAGGGATTGGCGACGCAAGACTGAAAGTTCTGTGGGCGCGCGATTCTGCAATTAAAAACGGAATGCACTTTGTATGTAGTTCCCACTATTCATTAATAGGTAAAATATAGTATTTGGGTGAGGTGattgacagctgaggtcattttcgccatgagggaaggatagggaggaatgggtggagggaaacccggcgtcggcattagcctgcgcTTGAGGAAAGGCGAAAACACGGATCATATCTTCTCGGATATAtcgaatttatatttcttaaacGCTGATCATATCTTCTGGGATTTGGCATAGGTTAATGCTGTTTAAGGTAAACGCTTCCATGAGAAAATCCCTCATTGTTCTCAGGGCTATGACTCACTGCCGAGTTTGGCCCACGCCGGGCCGCACGtccatttcaataatattttgaaacataaaaaccCGGCGTGGACCTAACTCAGCAGTCAGTCTTAGCCCTGgtgacgatgagggagtttctcatcgaaacgttggccttaaacagccttaccctaTGCCAAATCCAAGAAtatttatcaatagtattcgccgggaGAGCTTACAACCTTTTTACGGTTTAACGTTCAATCTGACGGGGGAGTTTTGTACTTCAAGTGCTCTCCGTACAACACTAAAACCGGGAATGGGTAATCTTTGAAGAATCTTAGCCATCGGCGAGGTTTGAACCGGGGCCTTGGAGGGAAGTCTGCACTCTAGCTATCGCACTGACCCGATCCGTGTGATTATATCTAATTTTAGTACTAACGAAGAGGTCTTATTCATAgaatgatatttgaaaataacatattttttaaatttataccgAATTTTTTCAAGTTACCTTCGCAAAAAATAACAGAGGAATTTGAATggacagaaaatatttcaaaagtttttgggCAGTTGGACTccctttacttaaaaatatactcattagATGTCACCTCTCACGTCAAGAATCATTTCAATGTCTTCAATTTCTATTTGACGTCGCCTGCATTTGGCAAACTTTGTATAATAAATTGCCGCTGTAAATCCAGCCGTAGAGGAGAAATTATTTCGGAATTGTAATGCGGCTGTTAAGATGCCTATTTAGCTCGATGAAAAGCTATATtattaattagaaaatataattattacagcAATTTCTTCCCATGTATTTCTAATCTTGCAAATAAGTAGTGGTAAAATGGATGGAAATATTgaacgaaagatccacagagaaaaaatcattcgccttgaccgggattcgaacccgaatgcCCCGATTATCGtttcgggggatccgggttcgaatcccggtcaaggcgaatgatttttttctctgtggatctttcgcacgattgtgcattgcgggtgactcccgtacaagttattaccgcggctagtcccggtgtactttaaACTAGGAAATATTGGAATTAAGTGCATTTCTTAACATCGCAGAAGGACCCTTTTAATAGAAACTGAATCTTAAGTGCAATACTGATAATAAAATGGCTCCAAATAATGGACATTTGATCGGCAGGGGATAAAGTACTGTGAAGAGAGTAGGCCATTGAAATAAGGATAAAACTTTTTCCTCGCAGTCATGACCATTACTATTAAAACTTCGGAATAGGTGTGACCTTCTGCGCTAAAAAAAAAGCATTCGTCGGTATTACaaccaaaaattttcattgaaattctatgCGTGAATTAATCCCATAAAGTGGtcaaatttatatttctaaaatcCGAAAAGAATGATATGCTTAATCAAATGTGGGTCCAATTCGTAAATCATTTCATATTGGCGAGAACATCTTGAATATTATATATCCATGCtcgtataaatttatataaaagtacaagatacaataaaaatgatatttacttCAGTAATTGGTGAAAGCGCATCAAGTCTTGGAAGGCTGGACGATGATGCACTCCGAGACTGGCCTGATGATGGGCAACCGGAAGGTGTTGAGCTCTCGGGGAGGGATGGCGACTTGGTGCCGTCAGATTTGGTCCAAGGGGTGGATTGCGATGGGCACCCAGAGCACGAGTCCTCGGAGTCCTCTAGGCTCTGCAAGTTCACCGGTGGTTCCACGATATCCTTGGACGGAGAGGTACAGTCATTTCGAGATGGAGAATTGCTCGGGGAGCAGATTGGCGACAGGGGCGGCCCAAGGGATGGAGGGGGACTTATGGAATAGTATGTCGAAGGACTCCAGAAGTTCGATTCCAACCTGGATAACAGTTCTGTTTCAGAGGGTGAAGGGGGTGGTGAAACACTCGGAGAGGAGGGTGACAATATGATCGTAGAGCAGGGCGATGCAGCCCAAGGAGGGCTGTGAGGTACTGGTGTTGAGGATCTCACAGAGCCGTGTGTTGATGATTGTTCAGAGCAGTCTGGCGATGTCCCCCTTACGCATGACTCCGACTGGCTCCGACTGCGTCTTTGTGGAGAGCTCTGAGAAGGCGATGGCGAAAGCCTCTCACATGAGCTCCTATCTTGCTCGCATGAAGGCGCTGACGTTCGTCTTTGGCTGCGCGAGGTGTTGCGTTGGCGCCGAGATCCCTCACCTCCCTCATCCGTCCTTTGCGCCCTCCGCCCCTCCCAGCCCCTTCTTCTGGTCCTTGGGACTCCGGGTGCCGCTGCGAGGGGCATGGGCGGGTCGTCCGACGTCGAATCCAGTGAACTGTCGCTGGCAATATCGATTACTTCAATGTTCGCCATCGCGCCAACCTCTAACTAATCTGTGAAAAAAGACGGAGGATCCTTTTAATGATAAACACTAATCCCGAGAAGTAGTTAGTATTAATCATGGAATCAGCTtagtaaaacaacttgtctgtttccacacacttttatttaaaccgaccatggtttcggcaactggtgccattatcaaggtaccattatcagttgccgaaaccatggtcggtttaaataaaagtgtgtggaaacagacaagtggttttaccaagctgaatatcaaagatttccaccgcatcacgccggacactgtattttttaataatgtaatCGGCTATGCGCTCCATAAGAATCAGATCTCTAGCATAGGAGAATTTTGGAGGAATTTTAAGACCTAGCCTGTGGAAataagcgctgatttttttactcTAGTAAGAAGGTGAAACGTatttaattctcaatttttaacTATCTTCTTGTATACTCAATGCGAGAGACATTGGTACTGTCGAAGTCCTCCAATAGGTTTTTGAATTCTGAATGTTTATAAATACTAACTTGAGGTTTCCGTTTTGTATGACGTAGGTGCCTTTAAGTTACTGCGATGTCGCTATTTGCTTCTTCTTGGGATTAACTTCTGTCATCCTGGATTTGTTTCTGTTACTGTCACGTTTTCATTCTAACAACATCCGTGTTTCGGTTGTGAACTTCCTCACAGTGTCACGAAAGTCGTAATTTGATTTCAGAAAATATTGCGTCACCAAGGCATACGTTTCATGTTGCTGGCTGCAGCAGTGTTCAAACGTGGCAAATTTGGCACGTGGCACACCTTTGGCCATGGTCCATGTTGATGCACACGGCACAAATGCACAGACTCTAATCACGCAGTtggatgtgaaaattttattccgtTAACTTCCAGCGTACCTTTCACAGTAAGATAATTATCTAACGCCACATACAAGAATATATGAATCCTTGATAAACAATGATGGTAATTTATACTTTCATCTATCATATCATAGACGAAAAGAAATCAGCCATCGAAACCATGTAACCATATTCCTGCGTATTATGTGTTATGTTACTATTGCGAATGATGATAATACGAAATGGAACTGGTCTTTACCGTATTAACATCATCGGCAATGGTTTATTTACTGACACCACTGCTAGTATCAAGTAAATACTACGACTCCTCCTCAATTCGTCTATCAAAAGCTCAAGGGAAATCATACAATCGCAAAAGAAATACcactaaataaaatacatgaagTTTTGCATTTCCGGCGAataataaatggatttttaaatatattgtgttGGATTACTAACATCCTAAAAACGTATTtgatggaattattttcattttttgccttattttaaCGTTTTAAATAATGGAGCGTGAACATTGTGATGTTATGTTAGGTTTCTTTCGTctttcaaaagaaatttcatCAGGTTGATCAAAAACAAAGGAGAATATtgaaaacgaaacgaaatttttgcaattcataaatttttgcaaacgaaaaaaatattggctATAATCCCGTGCAATAGTAAAAAATCGATCGTACCGTAACGCAGCGTAATGAAAGCTATCATACTAAACTGGAAGTTAAATGTAGTCATGCATAAAATTTCTGTCATTCCCGCTTCAATTCATGATGAGCTAGTCGCGCAATATCACGACACTTGTCTCGTAAAAATGAAATGCGCGGACAAAAAGGATATGAATCCACAAAAACACTCCACCACCGAATAATTCGCGAAAATATAACATGGAGAACGAGAACTTCACCTAGGTAtgacatggctttcttttttcaaaaatagaactataaatgaacacgaaataaaaatatttgtactcaCTGCGTTATAATCCGAGAGTCGTTTCTTGCACTGTtcttgaaaacttaattttgcGATGTTTTCCTCACAATTTCACTACAGTCATTTGAAGTGATTTATCTGGTGGGTGGTGAGCATCAACGAAAACCGCTGGAAGGGGTTTGAAAACGTCTTCCATctgtgaaaatatgaataaagcaCTTGATTTTTGTGATCTATTAGAGTAATACAATGTCGATATGCTGTTTGCTCAATTACTGTCAAGTGAAACCTACCTGTAAATAGGAAATAAGAGCTG comes from Ischnura elegans chromosome X, ioIscEleg1.1, whole genome shotgun sequence and encodes:
- the LOC124171467 gene encoding serine/arginine repetitive matrix protein 2-like; translated protein: MANIEVIDIASDSSLDSTSDDPPMPLAAAPGVPRTRRRGWEGRRAQRTDEGGEGSRRQRNTSRSQRRTSAPSCEQDRSSCERLSPSPSQSSPQRRSRSQSESCVRGTSPDCSEQSSTHGSVRSSTPVPHSPPWAASPCSTIILSPSSPSVSPPPSPSETELLSRLESNFWSPSTYYSISPPPSLGPPLSPICSPSNSPSRNDCTSPSKDIVEPPVNLQSLEDSEDSCSGCPSQSTPWTKSDGTKSPSLPESSTPSGCPSSGQSRSASSSSLPRLDALSPITENRAPTELSVLRRQSLELSPTTDKGSVGSDPARTPAGPSMPLLDMSGDEAPPSSKINLRTNRRGRWNIRISRPSRVPPGSKHSILRQKPGNLVKPQFMGAESGRRA